The genomic DNA AATACCAGAACAGAAAGCAAATGTTAGGATAGCATTTAGAGGTGTAGTTGGGTCACTTTTAATCAATCCAATcaccaaaccaatcaaaattcatcaatttgagtccgataaaaaacacaaaaactttCGCCAAACCTGAACCAACCCAATTTGGTGATTACCAAGTTGGTTTGGGTCAGGTGATCGAACCATGAGAcataatattttctatcattaaaaaaacattttattatatacaAATTCCGAACATTTTGACTAAATTACATAGTTTCAAATTTTAGCACTTCAAATAAATTGTGTCACTTATTGATTCACTTGTAAAAATTTCAACTACATccacaaaattaataaattcacaattttctttCAACGGGTCGAATTTTCGGGTTTGAAATCATAAACCCATTATCATGttcaaataatttcaagtttaaTGGGATTGGTTCAAATTCGACCCAAACTATAAAAGAACCCAAACAAAACGCTTCAGGTTGAGTCAACGGGTTGGCCTGTACCGTAAACACCCCTGGATTATACACAAGatatataaaagttaaaacaGATGAAAGCGAAGAGCAAGACGAATACGAAGGGAgcaaaattattttaacttttaagtctTGTGTGAAATCTGAGCAACCAACCAAGCATCACTAGATTTTGATAATTTCTTGTGAGAAGTTCGCTTATTTCTGAGGCATCAAACGTGAATAAAATAGGACAATTATCAATATTTGTTGCTTTTAATCACATTTAAGGAACCATAGttgaattaatatattttgtagtAGCAAAAATCAGCTGGTATTGTAgtttaactaattatcttttcAGAACAGTCATATTCTTACATATGTAGCATCGACACTATGGATTAAAGGTATGTCTAGTGTCTGACATGTGTCAATGTCCAACACTGACACCAACACATATGGTTACAACAAATCACtcctattttcttaaattattagtgGTGTCTACGTGTCAATGTTATGTGCACTGTTTGTGTTTGTCTTACAACTTAATATATACTTCAGACAAAATATTTCTTGAAACATCACATGTGTCATAAGCCTACAACACATGTGACATCAAAGGCACAAATCTAAACTTACACGTCAATGCATGTCAAATTAAAGATTGAACAttcacaaaaagaaaattagacAAGGGAATCAGGAAAGTTACCTTTTGAGTTAGGAAGGACCAAAACAACCTGCATGGTAACATTGTTTGGAGGAAGATGCAAACGAAGAGGGTAAAGTTTTCCATTCAAAGGACTTCGACTACACACAATAACTCCGTCAAGTCCTGTCTCTTCCACGAACTTACGAGTCAGCTGCTCGACGTCATTCCCATTGAACACCAAGGAATAGCCCTGCACATTCTCATCATCCACATCTCCATTATCCTCAGCAACATGGTAGTATATAGTTCTCCCCTCCATCTTTGGCGGCGAACCAACGCTATCTGTTGACTGCAAACTCAACCAAACAAAATCATCACTCAGTGCTGCCAGTTTCATTTTCTATATAACTATATGATTATATTGGATAAACTTCTCAAAGcatatttgcaaaaaaattaataataatctcAATAATTATAAGTTTTTCAAACAACAGTTTCTTGTATAAATTGAAATTAGCTTCTGCATCTATATTTTgtcataaaacctttcatttaACTTCTATATAAACTTCTATAATAGGGTCTAGTTTAAAATAAGTGAATATTCATTACCTTATTATTTTGAGTGAGAAGCTCCTACTAACCAAAAGTAAATTTAAACAGCGTCCAGTTTAAGGTAACATTATAGAACATATAGTCAATCAAGTCAAAGCAAGTAGTCAATCATAAGACCCTCATCTGTCGGAAACTCTAGTCGCATTTCAACCATTGGATTAATTAGACGACCGAGTGATAACACTCTTAGTTATAAGATTAatccaacaacaaaaatgtGATTTCAAGGTTACATAGACAATTGAAAATCCAAGTTCTATCGATCATATTAGTTTCTCAACAATCAAAGTTATGAGCATAGTCCTAATCCTAAATGAGTATTTTGAGTAAAATTAGTTCAAGTCAAGTATTAAGAGTGAAATTAGCCCTCAGGTCAAATACTTAAGGGACTAATTAtatccggaaaaaaaaaaatacacgatCAACACCTAATTTAACATACAAAATTAAACAGCACTGATTGAGACTTATACTATAGCTTAAGAATTGATTTGGCTACAAATATACACAGATTTTTGTTCATACACACTGACTGTCCCTCAGCATGTTGCACCGTCAATCGATCATAATTGTCTGATCATTAAAATTGTTTGACTTTAATGGTaacttataattataatgatttgtGATTTGCAGAcacaatttattaaaattaaactaaaatacaCAATGAATGATCAATGaatatgaaagataaaaaaCAATACATACCTCTTGTCTAGAGAAGCGATCAGATTTGAAGGAAAGAGCAGAAGGAGTAGAAGATCCAAAATCAAGAGAATCCGAATGAGGAATCGGAGGAGGAGGTGGATTTCCAACATGAATCTCAAGAACATCAACATCCCAAAGAATCCAATCCTGAGTAGCACTTCTATGAGGAATATCATGCGTAACTGAATTTCTCCAAGGTGGTAACCCACCATTAGCTCTAAGAAAATTCCCATATCTCGTTTTCAGCTTAACCTGCGCACCTTCTCTAACCGGTTCCCATTCAACAGACGAATCGAGTCTCCTTGGCAGTGTTTGAATCACTTTTCGACCCGTTACGCCGAGAAGTAAAGGCTGATTTGATGCTGTTAAGTATTTGTTGTAACAGCTTTTGAGACGGATGATGTTGTCGTATTCAGGGATGTGTTCAACTGTCCATTTAGCGTTTTTTGATGATCCGTTTCTGTCTTGGTTTGTTGATTCTTCGTCTTCTTCTGCGTGGAGGTATTTGTCGTGGTGGCTTCTTAGTCGAACTGCTTTTGCTCGTTGGAAAAGCTCCATTGATGAGATGGTgaagctgttgttgttgttgttggtggaaGTTTTCTGCAAAgaattaatcaaattcaatggttaattatgttgttaagaattgagatttggatttgtttatgGTGAAAGTGAGGTTAATTTGGATATGCAATATGAGGTTTGTGAAGGAGATAGAGAGAGTTGAAACCAGGGAGTGTTTGGGAATCAAAGATGAATTGAAGTTGACTTTGGTGTTCCGtgtttttctgttttatgttagaaactagttacaaacccgtgctttgCACGGattgaataacgtattttttttaaatttagttttgaatgagaaatcttataaattacagaaaattgttgtcatttataaatgtgaaaatcaaagctgCGTAAATCAAAAATTTGCAACACAGAGTCTAaagcactacataaaaaataacataataactattgcaatctcttattccttaaagttaacccgaaagCAAAATTTttccctagatttaacctaacttatttgcttaattttactgtattaaccctatttaatttaatcaaaatgttaacgttaattgttagggaaatcaaaataacaaatcgctcctaatttttctccttaattttactaaacaaattatattaaccctagatttaatttatgcaaaatgtcagctcatttataaacgttaacctgtgacgcaatattaaccctagatttaccctaattttttcgtgtgactttactaaattaaccctagatttaatttctgcaaaatgtcatctcttatctcttatttttaaatgttaacccgtgacgcaatattaaccgtagatttaacctaattttttgtgtgactttactatattaaccctagatttaatttatgcaaaatgtcatctcttatttctaaatgttaacccgtgatgcaatattaaccctagatttaacctattttttcgggtgactttactatattaatcctagatttaatttatgcaaaatgtcatctctaattttaacctaatttttccctccacacttttgcatttaatgtttatctaaagtaaaataaaagtatgtacctaattatatgttgtttttttggaaaggaataaccgttaacccgtctcgctatacttaatttaatctcttacttataaatgttaacccgtcttgccatacttaacctattttatttcttaaagttaacccgaacgcaaaattttgccctagatttaaccttatttctttgcttaattttactgtattaaccctatttaattaaccttgtttaatttaatcaaaatgttaacgttaattgttagggaaatcaaaataaacaaatcgctcctaatttttctctttaattttattaaacatattatattaaccctagatttaatttatgcaaaatggcatatcttatttctaaatgttaacatgtgacgcaatattaaccttagatttaacctaattttttcgtgtgactttactatattaacccttgatttaatttatgcaaaatgtcatctcttatttctaaattttaacctctgacgcaatattaaccctagatttaacctatttttcgcgtgactttaccatattaaccctagatttaatttattcaaaaagtcatctctaattttaacctaatttttccatccacacttttgcatttaatgtttatctaaagtaaaataaaagtatgttcccaattatatgctgtttttttggaaaggaataaccgatAACCCGCCTCCCTATGCTTAACttaatctcttatttataaatgttaacccgtcttgctatacttagcctattttatttcttaaagttaacccgaacgcaaaattttgccctagatttaatctaacttctttgcttaatctTACTGTATTAACCATATTTAATTAAcactgtttaatttaatcaaaatgttaacgttaattgttagggaaatcaaaataaacaaatcgctcctaatttttctctttaattttactaaacaaattatattaaccctagatttaatttatgcaaaatgacatctcttatttctaaatgttaacctatgacgcaatattaaccctagatttaacctaattttttcgtgtgactttactatactAACCCTAGATTGAATTtaagcaaaatgtcatctcttatttctaaatgttaacccgtgacgcaatattaaccctagatttaacctattttttcgcgtgactttactatagtaactctagatttaatttatgcaaaatgtcagctctaattttaacctaattttttcctccacacttttacatttaatatttatctaaggtaaaataataactttaGATAATcactgcataaaaaaaattcttcgaaagaatgtagaagcaactgaatttggaagaaaaaattaaaaaatagttaaaaatataaaaattgaaaaataattaaaagttaattagaaaataattaaaaaaattggttaggggcaaaaatggaaattcataggccatggttcaaaaaaaaaaaacttaaccaataagtagattaccaaattgccccttataggggcaaaatggtaaattcatgGGACATTAACTTTCCTATATAGTATAGTAGACGACCACGTTGACTGTCATACGCGGATtccataaattttatttaaaaaacttttatttttgtaataattgaataaattattaaatttattattttctgtcaaaaaaacataaatttattttttaataaaaaaattaaatttattatttactcaaaaaaaactaatattaaatttattgttgcTTTTACTTATTTCAATATTAGACAAATTGGGTGGCTTAACTTATTTAAACTAAGGAATTAAAATGTTGAAGATCTtgaattcaaacaaaataaagcaaaaaaaaaaaaaaatataagatgcatttattattatcataaatgtaaaatgaataAAGGTAATGTATATAATTGATTTATGGtccaatcataaaaaaaaaatttaatattatatcaaaaacTAATATTGACACTcattgtaaattattttttatggaaaacAGCAGGGTGAACTAGGTTGCTGATGATGCACCGTGCCAGGTGGAGAAAGAGAGCAGCCAGCTAAATTGAGAGAACGCGGTTGGTGTAATTTTAGGGCTGAGCGGTGATAAAGAATACTGATATGAGAGTGGCCAAGTTGGAAAGGACCAAATTGTAGTTTAGTTCTTCACCACATTCACGGCAGCCTCTGGGATTATTGGACCAACTTGTGATAGATAATTTAAAGTAGATATCaactttataaattaattagtgAGTATGGATTGACggtaaatttgataaaattacacTAATGTGTCGGTGTTTGGTCAAATTTACTTTCAATCTAAACATGCATTTAAACCgtcaacaaattaaaaataaggatTTGCAAAGTAGTGTAGTAGGCATTGACACAATCGGTGGTGgtttgagaaggaaaaaaaaaggtgaatgAGTTGAATTCTAagacatctatttttttttttgtgaagtagTGTAGTAGGCTAAAGGTGAATGAATGAGGTGTttggggtttgaactccgaccttgcatataataatgtatttcCTGAATTATGCTCGCGAGGATCATTTGAAGACATCTTAATTTacttacatttatttttatcaaattaatgTTGATTATGTCATTGTTTTAGTTATGAGAGtaaaaaatagtgaatttttttttgggatggAGATCAGaaatttcaactttttcaaAGTGGCATCAAttgtcatattatatttttctagtAATAATCTacaataaacaacttattaaacaGTAGCAATTCacttttttaagataaataattgAGAAATTGAAGGTTCAAATTCAATTTCTGCTTgtattaagggtgtgtttgtttcaagtttaccaaatttatttttaggaataacattccttggaatataaagatgggaattttattccaaggaatttaggaaaaatatgtttggttagctttataatattcctatgaaccataaaaatagggattataataggtaaactatttatgaatttattctcatctccatgggaactttattgcCACccttttttttgggaaaatttttctattcccaggaacattttatacccgggaataaaattttgtaaacttgtaacaaacataggcatgtacattcctatcattttattcccgggaatcaacaattataacttgaaacaaacacaccctaagtaatatttttatcaattcaaAATGATAGAGTTTTATTCTATTAACGGGTGGATATTAATATTATGCTAATCTGATTTACAAAAGCAATAAAGAATAAAGAGAATCACAAGAGTATAATTGATTTAGATGCCCTGCCCAGCTGACCTCAACCCGAAAATGAAATAATCCTAATGATAAGTGTCGTTGAACTATGATCGTCGTATTAAAATAGAGTTATGATAAATAGATAtccttaggtggcaatacactTTTTGACATCCACACAACACGTTGTCACATGGACTCCGTACAAGcacactttttcttttctctcctcttctcttttgCTAATGTATAGGGTGTACAAGGTTGTATGGCAATAAAGGATAtctatgtaacattttctattaaaatattatttaacatTTGTCTTGTTAGCTTGTTCATTATATTAAACTATTaagcataatatatgtatatttgaGAGGCAATGAACATAAaatctactccctccgtcccaaattgtatgacgttttgggcatttcacacatattaagaaatgtaattaatatcgtgtggaaaagagatattatgagttgttttacaaaattgtccttaataaataatatggaaaagataaataaaagacttgaaagaagagagagtaataaatagttaaggttataataggaaaaataacattaatgtttcattggtattgtaaagtgacatacaatttgggacaaatattttttctaaaatgacatacaatttgggacggagggagtataatgttTGGAACCAACTTTTATTGTATCTCTTTCGAACACAAAAAAACAGGGAGTTCTATCGTAAAATGGTCTCATATTCTGACCATCACACAAACTCTCAAAGTTACGGCAGATAAAAATCTCATTAaccttgctcaaaaaaaaaaatctcattaacCATGCATAACATATCATTAATGAGCTATCATGGAGATTATATtatcataaatattaattaaagaattCCTCCACACgcaattataaattatttataggTCTTGCTAACAAATGTTTTAAGAGTATTCGTTAAGAAACCAAAAAGTAGAAGTTTCGaatagaaaataacattttcttaACTTTTAAAGTATCAATTACACAAGTTCTAATACATAATTATTATGTTTGCTTTCTTAACAAATACCCTGACAACACTTATTagtatttttcattatttataatagAAAGGTTATTTTGACAACTCAAAAGTTGTCAAGACACTGTATTTTTATACGGCTGTCATTCTTTCATTCAAACTAACGTTTgctttaaatgtatttttataagatttccttatatatgttgttcaagaaaaaaaaagatttccttataattgttaaatttgattattcaaatatcataactccaattatatttatactttatatAAATACGGAGAACTAAAAATCCTttgtgagaaagaaaaaaaaccatgtTAATGAGAATATGAGTTCGGTTTATGGATGGAGCAATTTTTAATCAGATTTTACTTATATCTAGGTTGAATTCCGAATTATTAGAGATCTTTCTTTCGATAACCCCATGGTTAACAAAAATACATTTGGAAATGATTTGATTGAGAATTAATGtaccaaattgatgaaaatggttCTTATCTTTGATGTAATTATagttaattttctttaaatttatacattttctttttgcAAACATGTTATTACTATCAAGTGTCTATTCGTTTTGTACTTCTGTATTAATCTCATCAAAGAATTTATTTGGACCATCTTTATTGAAGTCTTCcatttgaataatatttttctatccTCGAGACTATACTATAATATTGGTAAAAGGTTGAAACATatgtttgttgttgatttggatTCAAATTGAGTTTATTGATCACTATGTTACACATAAATAAAATTCGTGGTAAAAATTTTGGTGCATGTTTGAATTCTGATAGTTTTGATCAAGAGGAGGCACTTAAGTCGTGCTGTCATGTGTTTGTTTAAGAGGTGTTACTATTAGACACTGAGTTGCTTCTTCGTGTGGTTCACCTTATTTTTTCTCGGCACTCTCctctttcaaattttcttttaatttttcaaacttctcgAAGATTTTTGCGCAGGCTATTTTGAGATATTGTTGGGAAGCTTTGTCTAACTCAGCCAAATCCCTTGAGATCTTTTTAGAAGTTTGTGACAATTCGTTCATGTGTGGGTAAAACTGTATATATGGTCGAATAAGATGGAGTAATGTAGGATGAGTGATACGGGTATGTCATAGGAGGTTCTCTCAATGAA from Medicago truncatula cultivar Jemalong A17 chromosome 8, MtrunA17r5.0-ANR, whole genome shotgun sequence includes the following:
- the LOC11407440 gene encoding uncharacterized protein: MEYFNKSKAVKLRSHLGKYLVADEDNNNIRQSRNGTTKKSLWFIEPVETKPHHIRLRSHHGRYLTATDTPFLLGMTGNKVVQADYDAGLGWKYEWEPIKEGFNVKLRSWCGKYLRGNGGTPPWRNSITHDDPTSATHNWILWGVEFVELSLANQENVELLNQISFASISSFDSRDEVNDSELVSSMKSRSSLKSRKNSMLQKTSTNNNNNSFTISSMELFQRAKAVRLRSHHDKYLHAEEDEESTNQDRNGSSKNAKWTVEHIPEYDNIIRLKSCYNKYLTASNQPLLLGVTGRKVIQTLPRRLDSSVEWEPVREGAQVKLKTRYGNFLRANGGLPPWRNSVTHDIPHRSATQDWILWDVDVLEIHVGNPPPPPIPHSDSLDFGSSTPSALSFKSDRFSRQESTDSVGSPPKMEGRTIYYHVAEDNGDVDDENVQGYSLVFNGNDVEQLTRKFVEETGLDGVIVCSRSPLNGKLYPLRLHLPPNNVTMQVVLVLPNSKVAKEFEEQGLL